A single region of the Candidatus Paceibacterota bacterium genome encodes:
- a CDS encoding DoxX family protein: MEILFLIGRILFGGFFFLNGINHLTKSSGLIGYAAAMGVPMPKLAVLGSGIMILLAGLGIVLGVYPTIGLILVLTFLLPVTFTMHQFWKHTDDALKMNDQINFMKNLALIGATIMLLALPLEWAYTIITL; the protein is encoded by the coding sequence TGGAAATACTCTTTCTTATCGGACGAATACTCTTTGGCGGATTTTTCTTTCTCAACGGTATCAACCACCTTACCAAGAGCAGCGGTCTGATCGGCTATGCCGCCGCAATGGGTGTACCAATGCCGAAACTGGCAGTGCTTGGTTCCGGTATCATGATCCTTCTTGCCGGTCTTGGTATCGTTCTCGGTGTCTATCCTACTATCGGGCTGATCCTCGTTCTCACCTTTCTTTTGCCGGTCACCTTCACCATGCACCAGTTCTGGAAGCACACCGATGATGCACTAAAAATGAACGACCAGATCAACTTCATGAAGAACCTGGCATTGATCGGTGCAACAATAATGCTCTTGGCGCTTCCCCTAGAATGGGCGTACACCATCATTACACTCTAG
- a CDS encoding transposase, whose product MSRNYVFAPGEYYHLYSRGAEKVKTYRQESDYRRFKEGLYLHNTEQSVNIRDAKKALSLGLTSGGSLYETERGESIVDIGAYCLMPNHFHLLVREKVDGGISKFMQKLMTSYTMFINKKYERTGALFGSSFKARHILDDSHLKYLFAYIHLNPREIVGNDLKLEDYQHSSYPDYVDMGRPEEAILSKGSFPDYFSGAMNKEIKEWLDYEDTC is encoded by the coding sequence ATGTCTCGTAACTACGTTTTTGCTCCTGGGGAATATTATCACTTGTATTCGCGAGGAGCGGAGAAGGTCAAAACATATCGGCAAGAATCAGACTATCGCAGATTTAAAGAGGGATTATATCTTCACAATACTGAGCAGTCAGTGAATATTCGTGATGCAAAGAAAGCCCTCTCCCTAGGTTTAACCTCGGGAGGGAGTTTGTACGAAACTGAGAGAGGTGAATCAATTGTTGATATAGGAGCGTACTGCCTTATGCCAAATCATTTTCATTTACTTGTCCGAGAAAAAGTAGATGGTGGGATCAGTAAATTTATGCAGAAATTGATGACGTCATACACTATGTTCATTAATAAAAAATATGAGCGTACCGGGGCTTTGTTCGGGTCGTCTTTTAAGGCTCGTCATATTCTAGATGACAGCCATCTTAAATATCTGTTTGCTTATATTCATTTGAATCCAAGGGAAATAGTAGGGAATGATCTGAAACTAGAGGACTACCAGCACTCAAGCTATCCTGACTATGTAGATATGGGACGCCCCGAAGAAGCCATTTTAAGTAAAGGGTCTTTTCCTGATTATTTTTCAGGTGCAATGAATAAGGAGATCAAGGAATGGTTGGACTATGAGGATACATGCTAG
- a CDS encoding sulfotransferase has protein sequence MTSTELKEDMQEKGGANKENKVRKDKTFHFISGLPRAGSTLLANILSQNPRFSASHTSGILDVLFATRNNWDKLIEFKAHPDETAKLRVLRSILGGYYSNIEEEVVFDKSRGWLSQLGMAESILGRKAKVLVPVRDIRDVLASFEKLWRQTSETKQVVQEQEHYFQFQTVQGRCEVWLRPEQPVGLAYNRLKDAINRGYSDRMYLIDFNDLTNSPKRVMDSIYKFLGEEPFEHNFDHVEQVTWEDDSMHGFENLHTIRPKVEPMPEQWPKVLGKGAEQYGKLNFWKKS, from the coding sequence ATGACATCTACAGAACTAAAGGAGGATATGCAGGAAAAAGGCGGTGCAAACAAAGAAAATAAGGTTCGAAAAGATAAAACGTTTCACTTTATTTCCGGGCTTCCGCGGGCAGGTTCAACACTGCTAGCCAATATTCTTTCGCAAAATCCGCGTTTTTCGGCGAGCCACACGAGCGGCATACTTGATGTGCTTTTCGCAACACGAAATAATTGGGATAAATTAATCGAGTTCAAGGCGCATCCGGACGAAACCGCAAAGCTTCGAGTGCTCCGCTCTATTTTGGGTGGATACTACAGTAACATTGAAGAAGAGGTGGTGTTTGACAAGTCACGTGGCTGGCTTTCTCAGCTAGGTATGGCCGAATCAATTCTCGGACGCAAGGCAAAGGTACTGGTGCCGGTCCGTGACATTCGAGATGTGCTGGCAAGCTTTGAAAAACTGTGGAGACAGACATCGGAGACGAAGCAGGTGGTACAAGAGCAGGAACACTACTTTCAGTTTCAGACCGTCCAGGGAAGATGTGAGGTGTGGTTGAGGCCTGAGCAACCGGTGGGACTTGCGTACAATCGCCTGAAAGATGCGATCAATCGCGGGTATTCCGACCGAATGTATCTGATCGACTTTAATGATCTCACTAACAGCCCAAAGCGGGTCATGGACAGTATATATAAATTCCTTGGCGAAGAGCCGTTCGAGCATAATTTTGATCATGTCGAACAGGTAACTTGGGAAGACGACTCTATGCACGGCTTTGAAAATCTCCACACCATACGTCCGAAGGTGGAACCGATGCCTGAGCAGTGGCCGAAAGTTCTTGGAAAAGGCGCTGAGCAGTATGGGAAGCTCAATTTCTGGAAGAAGTCATAG
- a CDS encoding LamG domain-containing protein codes for MHSIKIQNLKLEIQPKLFGVFFLSILCGVFFILPVGDAEAAVISRPPNNLGLVGYWSFDEGAGTVAGDFSGNGNDGTFSDVTGWSSGIRGGAFFFDGDTINNISLPAGDWADIDNRDTTFSFWIKTTDSDSANGIISSQRAVENPYWVLGLRSGGITFRVQNSDGDGAESGLLNTTINDGTWHHVVVVVEDVGTSVSATAYVDGVVSGDGTNTINISGDKYNGTDPSIGRWNAWGYLAGTLDEMRVYNRALSASEIADLYSRSGSVTRNASTIGKYTDGLISHWTFDGPDMTSATATDVFGDNDGTLEDAPVRRIGIAGQALEFDGVDDYVSHPDNSDFDLGTGSLTATAWIKVKAEAPYTRMAIVGKKTNSNNIEGWKLRIQQSGDNESMHLQHSLSDGSTNVATTWFDSIDRDVWTHVIVVIDRDQDEVRIYKNGIEGESSDISDYSGDPITNGQPLRIGNQGTSAPFEGLIDDVRVYDRALSDDEITGLYNATKPFTENAPRNDQFTNGLVGYWSFDGPDVSGSTVDDVSGSSNDGTINGDASPAIGKIGQAFEFDGDGDYVDAGDSASLDLTSAITMSTWVNIDTVSVRHNIMSKYDTSGSQRAYAMDMNTENDGNVAVFLGSPDGTSFDEVKSNDGYLSANTWHHVIFTWSKNENGGNGRLFVDGEEVSYESQETKTDDMNTNNVSFKIARTYTTDRDYSGKIDDVRIYNRSLSADEVQRLYQMGR; via the coding sequence ATGCACTCAATTAAAATTCAAAATTTGAAACTTGAAATTCAGCCTAAATTATTTGGCGTTTTCTTTCTCTCTATACTATGCGGAGTGTTCTTCATTCTTCCTGTCGGCGACGCAGAAGCAGCTGTCATTTCTCGTCCCCCGAACAACCTCGGTCTGGTCGGCTACTGGAGTTTTGACGAAGGCGCCGGAACGGTCGCCGGTGATTTTAGCGGGAACGGGAATGATGGGACATTCAGTGATGTTACCGGATGGTCTAGTGGAATTCGGGGTGGAGCTTTTTTCTTCGATGGGGATACAATTAATAATATTTCATTGCCTGCCGGTGATTGGGCGGATATAGATAATAGAGATACAACCTTCTCTTTTTGGATAAAAACCACAGATAGTGATTCAGCAAATGGTATTATTTCTTCCCAAAGAGCAGTCGAGAACCCGTACTGGGTTCTTGGATTACGAAGCGGGGGGATCACTTTTCGTGTTCAGAATAGTGACGGTGATGGAGCAGAAAGCGGTTTACTGAATACAACTATAAATGATGGTACGTGGCACCATGTTGTTGTGGTTGTTGAAGATGTGGGAACATCGGTATCAGCTACTGCTTACGTTGACGGGGTCGTGAGTGGTGATGGAACAAATACAATAAATATTTCAGGCGATAAATATAATGGCACAGACCCGTCGATCGGTAGATGGAATGCATGGGGCTATCTTGCCGGTACGCTTGATGAAATGCGGGTCTACAACCGCGCTCTCTCTGCTTCAGAAATTGCCGATCTTTATAGCAGGTCCGGCAGTGTTACCCGCAACGCTAGCACAATAGGCAAGTACACCGACGGTCTTATCTCTCACTGGACCTTTGACGGCCCGGATATGACGAGTGCAACAGCGACGGATGTGTTTGGTGATAATGACGGCACGCTTGAAGATGCTCCAGTTCGCCGAATCGGCATTGCCGGCCAGGCACTGGAGTTTGATGGGGTTGATGATTACGTAAGTCATCCAGATAATAGTGATTTTGATCTTGGCACCGGCTCTCTCACTGCCACTGCGTGGATAAAAGTAAAAGCAGAGGCACCGTACACTAGGATGGCTATAGTTGGCAAGAAAACGAATAGCAATAATATAGAGGGATGGAAGTTGCGTATACAACAATCAGGTGACAATGAAAGTATGCACCTCCAGCACTCCTTATCTGATGGTAGTACAAATGTTGCAACAACGTGGTTTGATAGTATCGATCGAGACGTGTGGACCCATGTTATCGTGGTTATAGATAGAGACCAGGACGAAGTGCGTATTTATAAGAATGGTATCGAGGGAGAATCCAGTGATATTTCTGACTACAGTGGTGATCCTATAACAAACGGACAGCCCCTCAGAATAGGGAATCAGGGCACGTCAGCTCCGTTTGAAGGCTTGATCGATGATGTTCGAGTATACGACCGCGCTCTCTCAGACGATGAGATCACCGGACTGTACAACGCAACTAAACCATTTACCGAAAATGCTCCTCGCAATGACCAATTCACCAACGGCTTGGTGGGGTACTGGTCATTTGACGGACCTGATGTGTCCGGCTCAACCGTGGACGATGTTTCCGGGAGTAGTAATGACGGCACAATAAATGGTGATGCTTCTCCGGCTATAGGCAAGATCGGCCAGGCGTTTGAGTTTGATGGAGATGGGGATTATGTCGATGCAGGCGATAGCGCTTCTCTTGATCTAACATCCGCGATCACAATGTCTACGTGGGTGAATATTGATACCGTATCAGTCCGACACAATATAATGAGCAAGTACGATACAAGTGGTTCTCAGCGAGCGTATGCAATGGATATGAATACAGAAAACGATGGTAATGTTGCCGTGTTTTTAGGAAGTCCTGATGGTACCAGTTTTGATGAGGTTAAGAGTAATGATGGTTATTTATCTGCCAACACATGGCATCATGTTATTTTTACGTGGTCAAAAAATGAGAACGGAGGTAATGGGCGGTTATTTGTTGATGGTGAAGAGGTGAGCTACGAAAGCCAAGAGACTAAAACTGATGATATGAATACGAACAACGTTTCGTTCAAAATAGCCCGTACATATACAACAGACAGAGATTATAGTGGAAAAATAGATGACGTCCGAATCTACAATCGCTCTCTCTCCGCTGACGAAGTTCAACGACTCTACCAGATGGGGAGATAA